AATCCTTGTATAGCCCCCATTTCTTTCAAGATAACGCGGTCCGATTTTGCTAAATAAATAAGGCATAGCCTTCATCCCTTCTTTATTTTTTTGCAAATAAAGAAAACTAAGAACTTGACGGCGTGATGCAAGATCATTTTTTTTTGCTTTTGTAATTAGTTTTTCAACCACAGAACGAAGTCGCTTTGCCCGTGCAAGCGTTGTTTTTATGTACCCATGCAAAATTAGTGATGTTGCTAGCGAACGAAAAAGGCGCCTGTCTCAGGAAGAATCATGCTTGTAAATTTGGTGAGGATTTGCCATTTTTAATTTTCTCCTTTATAATCATGCTTATAATTTTGCAATTTTTCTATTATTTCCTGAACTGATTTTCTCCCAAGATTTTTGATATTTTCAAAATCCTCTTGACTAAGATTTTCAATATCAGAAATTTTATAATATTGAGCGCGGCGAAGCGCGTTAAGTGAACGCACTGAAAGATTAAGAGCATCAATACTATTAGAAAAACGGCGAACTGGTTCTTCCTTGATTTGCTGATTTTCGAAAAAATCTTCACTGAATTTATTAAGATTTTCCACATTTGCTAATAAATTAAGGTGGGCAATGAGAATTTTAGCTCCCTGGGCTAAAACATCTTTTGCCAAAATTGAACCATCAGTTTTGATTCAAAAATTTAGTTTTTCTTCGATAATTGGGCTTGCTGAATTAATCTCAATTGATTGATAATTTGCATTTAAAACCGGAGAAAAATCGCTATCAACAGCTAAAACTGTACCCTCTAAATTTGATTCTAGTGTTTGAATTACTTCATTTACGTATTTTTTATTTGTTTCAAAATCACTAAAACCCTTTCCGGAAGTAATAAAAATTTCGAATTGTAAAGCGCCAATACGAGAAATATCAGCAATATACAAATCAGGATTAACAATTTTTAGTCCGCTATGAGATTGAATATCGCCTGCGAAAATTTGGCCTGCTTTTTGACCACTAAAACTCGCCTTATGAATTTGGTTTTTCTCAAAAAAACTAGGTTCATAAAAAAAACGGACTTTTTTAAGATTGTTTAAAATAGTTACAACATCTTCAATTACATCGTCAAGAACGGCAAATTCGTGTTTTACGCCTGCAATTTTAACAGCGAAAACGGCGCAAGAAGGAATTGCCGATAAAACTGTTCGCCGAAGCGCATTTCCGATTGTATTCGCCAGCCCGCGTTCTAATGGTTTTAGTTCAAAACTTGTTTCGAATTCGGTAATTTGTTCAACTATATTTTCAGAATAAAAA
The sequence above is a segment of the Mesomycoplasma flocculare ATCC 27399 genome. Coding sequences within it:
- the rplQ gene encoding 50S ribosomal protein L17, which produces MANPHQIYKHDSSWDRRLFRSLATSLILHGYIKTTLARAKRLRSVVEKLITKAKKNDLASRRQVLSFLYLQKNKEGMKAMPYLFSKIGPRYLERNGGYTRIIKIPSRAGDNAKMAIIELV
- a CDS encoding DNA-directed RNA polymerase subunit alpha, with the translated sequence MKKNAKVFYSENIVEQITEFETSFELKPLERGLANTIGNALRRTVLSAIPSCAVFAVKIAGVKHEFAVLDDVIEDVVTILNNLKKVRFFYEPSFFEKNQIHKASFSGQKAGQIFAGDIQSHSGLKIVNPDLYIADISRIGALQFEIFITSGKGFSDFETNKKYVNEVIQTLESNLEGTVLAVDSDFSPVLNANYQSIEINSASPIIEEKLNFWIKTDGSILAKDVLAQGAKILIAHLNLLANVENLNKFSEDFFENQQIKEEPVRRFSNSIDALNLSVRSLNALRRAQYYKISDIENLSQEDFENIKNLGRKSVQEIIEKLQNYKHDYKGEN